From Ruminococcus sp. HUN007, a single genomic window includes:
- the ftsW gene encoding putative lipid II flippase FtsW encodes MENDSINIRIEENEDRRRKTTQKKREPFSFRGLITRINQWRVRDRKLGTVDLPFFFIVTILLVMGLIMMFSASYAWAISEGEKGIFYAEKQMKFALMGLVAMFFLSKTDYHFWKKRALSFGIYGVGFLLLLLVRFTSLGRSHNEARRWLGIGGFEFQPSEIMKFAMVILFSTLIVNNPKRLKKLKGLLPYLFLLAPVIILLMVQPHLSCSILICLICFSLIYVGGIRHIHLALIGAGSAAVITGAVLWKMYVEGFTYFYNRFQAWLDPFSDITGVTWQTYQSLVAIGSGGFFGMGLGNSRQKFQYLPESKNDFVFSIVCEELGFVGAVTVILLFAFFVFRGFYIASKSPDKFGMLVCIGITLQVGFQAFLNIAVVSNLIPNTGISLPFFSYGGTSLMMLLGEVGIVLNISRHISDSPDEETSVKRAGVPKAPKKRTGRVSSK; translated from the coding sequence ATGGAAAATGATTCTATTAATATCAGGATTGAAGAGAATGAAGACAGACGCAGGAAGACAACTCAGAAAAAGCGTGAACCATTTTCCTTCAGAGGGCTGATCACGAGAATAAACCAGTGGCGTGTCCGTGACAGAAAGCTCGGGACTGTGGATCTTCCGTTTTTCTTTATTGTAACCATTCTGCTTGTAATGGGACTTATAATGATGTTCTCCGCAAGCTACGCATGGGCCATCAGCGAAGGCGAAAAAGGTATTTTCTACGCTGAAAAACAGATGAAATTTGCTTTGATGGGTCTTGTGGCAATGTTCTTTCTTTCCAAGACCGACTATCATTTCTGGAAAAAACGTGCACTTTCCTTCGGCATATACGGAGTCGGATTTCTGCTTCTTCTTCTTGTAAGATTCACCTCTCTCGGACGTTCACACAATGAAGCAAGAAGATGGCTGGGTATCGGCGGTTTTGAGTTCCAGCCTTCTGAGATCATGAAGTTCGCCATGGTCATTCTTTTTTCAACGCTTATTGTAAACAATCCTAAAAGGCTGAAAAAACTGAAAGGACTTCTGCCTTATCTGTTTCTTCTTGCGCCGGTAATTATCCTTCTCATGGTTCAGCCGCATCTTTCATGTTCGATCCTTATATGCCTGATCTGTTTTTCACTGATTTATGTAGGCGGTATAAGGCACATTCATCTCGCGCTTATCGGTGCGGGCAGTGCTGCTGTTATCACGGGCGCTGTTTTATGGAAAATGTATGTTGAAGGTTTCACTTACTTCTACAACCGTTTTCAGGCATGGCTCGATCCGTTTTCCGATATTACCGGTGTTACATGGCAGACATATCAGTCTCTTGTTGCCATCGGATCAGGCGGATTTTTCGGCATGGGACTCGGTAATTCAAGACAGAAATTTCAGTACCTGCCTGAGTCAAAAAACGACTTCGTTTTCTCAATAGTATGTGAGGAACTTGGATTTGTCGGTGCTGTTACAGTTATTCTCCTTTTTGCATTCTTTGTTTTCAGAGGCTTCTACATTGCTTCAAAGTCTCCTGACAAGTTCGGAATGCTCGTATGCATCGGTATTACACTTCAGGTAGGTTTCCAGGCATTTCTTAATATTGCCGTTGTAAGTAACCTCATACCTAATACCGGTATCAGTCTTCCGTTTTTCAGCTACGGCGGAACTTCGCTCATGATGCTTCTCGGCGAAGTCGGGATCGTGCTGAATATATCGCGGCATATTTCCGATTCTCCGGATGAGGAAACTTCCGTGAAGAGAGCCGGCGTTCCTAAAGCGCCGAAAAAACGCACCGGAAGAGTATCATCAAAATAA
- the mraY gene encoding phospho-N-acetylmuramoyl-pentapeptide-transferase — MPLSLRIGVSVASAVIAAVTGLALIPYLKKIHFGQTILEIGPAWHKDKQGTPIMGGFMFIIASLVTSAVGYTCYRHFYFDVDSSIALNGMLRLVSCMLFSVLFSAIGFADDYIKAIKKQNLGLNAKQKMIFQFIVCSAFLAAMHFLGDTSTEINLMFLRFDAGWFYYPLMILVMIYVSNAVNLTDGVDGLCGSVTVITMLALTTICMILSQYEVSLFAIAVAGGCLGFLVWNFHPAKCFMGDTGSMYLGGAFVAVSMITHNHLLMILVGIVYILEALSVVIQVSYFKITAHQHYKKTGEKGKGKRIFKMSPIHHHFEMCGYSEYKIVVLFSAAALAAGILSVVICYNFV; from the coding sequence ATGCCATTATCTTTAAGGATAGGAGTTTCGGTTGCGTCGGCTGTAATTGCTGCAGTTACCGGACTTGCCCTTATCCCATATCTAAAAAAAATTCATTTCGGACAGACTATTCTGGAAATCGGACCGGCCTGGCACAAGGATAAACAGGGAACTCCGATCATGGGCGGATTCATGTTCATTATTGCAAGCCTTGTGACTTCGGCAGTTGGTTACACCTGCTACAGACACTTCTATTTTGATGTGGACAGCAGCATAGCACTTAACGGTATGCTCAGGCTTGTTTCATGCATGTTGTTTTCAGTGCTGTTTTCAGCCATTGGTTTTGCAGATGACTACATAAAAGCCATAAAGAAGCAGAATCTCGGACTGAATGCAAAGCAGAAAATGATATTCCAGTTCATCGTGTGTTCAGCGTTTCTGGCTGCCATGCATTTCCTCGGCGATACATCCACTGAAATAAACCTCATGTTTCTCAGGTTCGATGCAGGATGGTTCTACTATCCTCTCATGATACTTGTCATGATCTATGTTTCAAACGCAGTCAATCTTACCGACGGTGTTGACGGACTGTGCGGATCGGTAACAGTCATTACCATGCTCGCCCTCACCACCATATGCATGATACTTTCACAGTATGAGGTATCTCTTTTCGCTATTGCGGTAGCAGGCGGATGTCTCGGTTTCCTCGTATGGAACTTCCATCCCGCAAAATGCTTCATGGGCGATACAGGTTCAATGTACCTCGGAGGTGCATTTGTAGCTGTCAGCATGATCACACACAATCACCTTCTCATGATACTTGTCGGAATTGTTTATATTCTTGAAGCACTCTCAGTTGTTATCCAGGTGAGCTATTTCAAGATAACAGCACATCAGCACTATAAAAAGACAGGTGAAAAGGGCAAGGGCAAAAGAATATTTAAAATGTCACCTATACATCATCATTTCGAGATGTGCGGCTATTCAGAATACAAAATAGTTGTTCTTTTCTCGGCAGCCGCACTTGCTGCAGGTATTCTTTCCGTAGTTATCTGCTATAATTTTGTTTAA
- a CDS encoding UDP-N-acetylmuramoyl-L-alanyl-D-glutamate--2,6-diaminopimelate ligase, with protein MKLSELFGSTSYSGAVTFPDCEVSGVTDNSKKIEKGCVFVCVKGGSFDGHTKAAEALELGAAAVVTERDLGLERQIIADSSRKCYGELCAAWFGHPERKMKVIGVTGTNGKTTMTNVIKKILTECGYKTGLIGTIQNEIGDRVIHTDNTTPMTYDYMSLLHQMAEEKCDAVVMEVSSFGLVQHRIGPTHFDVSVFTNLTQDHLDYHGTMEEYYKAKKMLFDVSDTAVINTDDEYGKRLFSEINCRKFSCSLNGAADFMAHGISLGADGTAFTLENNGKSFEVKMKMTGKFNVENVLEAYAACINFGIPSEKILPVIAGHPGVKGRCEIIPTGRDFTVLCDYAHTPDAVENILSSVREYCKGRLICLFGCGGDRDSTKRPLMAKAAAAYADLLIVTSDNPRSEEPGDIIRDILAGLEGTDTEYVVVEDRREAICRALELARSGDIIVLAGKGHEDYQILKNNVHIHFDEREVVAEGLKLLSSR; from the coding sequence TTGAAATTATCAGAATTATTCGGAAGTACGTCATACAGCGGTGCAGTCACTTTTCCGGACTGTGAAGTTTCAGGCGTAACTGACAATTCGAAAAAAATAGAAAAAGGCTGTGTTTTTGTATGCGTAAAGGGAGGTTCCTTTGACGGACATACAAAGGCGGCGGAAGCGCTGGAACTCGGTGCTGCTGCTGTAGTTACAGAGCGCGATCTCGGACTTGAAAGGCAGATCATAGCCGACAGTTCAAGAAAGTGTTACGGTGAGCTCTGTGCTGCATGGTTTGGCCATCCGGAAAGAAAAATGAAGGTCATCGGTGTTACCGGTACAAACGGAAAAACGACCATGACAAATGTTATAAAAAAGATCCTTACCGAATGCGGATATAAAACGGGACTTATCGGTACAATACAGAATGAGATAGGTGACAGGGTGATCCATACCGATAACACAACACCTATGACTTACGATTACATGTCTCTTCTTCATCAGATGGCTGAGGAAAAATGTGATGCGGTCGTTATGGAAGTCTCATCATTCGGTCTGGTACAGCACCGTATAGGACCTACGCATTTTGATGTTTCGGTTTTTACAAATCTCACTCAGGATCATCTCGACTATCACGGAACAATGGAGGAATACTACAAGGCAAAAAAAATGCTTTTTGATGTATCCGATACTGCTGTGATAAACACTGATGATGAATACGGAAAAAGACTTTTTTCAGAAATAAACTGCCGTAAATTCAGCTGCAGCCTTAACGGAGCAGCGGACTTCATGGCTCACGGGATCTCACTCGGAGCTGACGGTACAGCTTTTACCCTTGAAAATAACGGGAAAAGCTTTGAAGTTAAAATGAAAATGACAGGCAAATTCAATGTTGAGAATGTTCTTGAAGCCTATGCTGCCTGCATTAATTTCGGCATTCCTTCTGAAAAGATACTGCCTGTTATTGCCGGACATCCGGGCGTAAAGGGAAGATGCGAGATCATTCCTACAGGACGTGATTTTACAGTTCTGTGTGATTACGCACATACGCCTGACGCTGTTGAAAATATTTTAAGCAGTGTAAGGGAATACTGTAAGGGCAGGCTGATCTGTCTGTTCGGATGCGGCGGCGACCGCGACAGTACCAAAAGACCTCTTATGGCAAAGGCTGCAGCGGCATATGCAGATCTGCTCATAGTGACATCAGACAATCCGCGCAGTGAAGAACCAGGTGATATTATCAGGGATATTCTTGCCGGGCTTGAAGGAACAGATACCGAATACGTTGTTGTCGAAGACAGACGCGAGGCGATCTGCAGAGCTCTTGAACTTGCACGGAGCGGAGATATAATCGTTCTTGCAGGCAAGGGACATGAGGATTATCAGATACTCAAGAACAATGTTCATATTCATTTTGACGAACGGGAAGTAGTAGCCGAGGGGCTTAAGCTTCTGAGCAGCCGCTGA
- a CDS encoding penicillin-binding transpeptidase domain-containing protein: MSDQPSIRMKRRANIAILTGTFAFATIITLNLFKLMVADAKTFQKIADENQFGAQSIPASRGSIYSSDGKILAQSATAYQIMIDPETFRKNDLENSNIIAYYVSSKLGVKKADAAEAVRKNKVMEFLDALPETYNLSEVRSKFNGKKIPEINKVLFSEFLAGAMNIDKSVIRDAMEQDSRCIYLAQKAEKPVKDKIQDYMYENGITCMKLTPNPKRYYPQDNLASSVVGFLDYEGKGQYGIEKQYDEYLSGVDGVIITAQDAFDEQMPYRYSKLYEAKDGNSVNLTVDSMIQYYCETSLDKYIESSQAAEKGCAIVMNAKTGAVLGMYSAPGFDINNKGVLSEADQALLNSDSTMITSTELPEINEKGEIEKIKEADLLERVWKNKAISVINEPGSVFKVFTSAAAFEEKVASFEDKYVCNGFEMINNSRINCHKEYGHGEQDFKKALLNSCNPAFMQIGLKLGGEKFSYYADAFGLREPTGIDLPGEADSAFLSGTVLRNNDFDLAESAFGQANCLTPIQIITGYTAAINGGYLLRPHIVGSIVDSDMNEVLRVEPEIRRQVISEQTSALVREALQNNVDATETGNAKINGYKIGGKSGTAEKESKKVSENYKYEKLLDKSPEAVKIYPAPSLQHVASYCAFAPADDPEIVVYVAVDEPQQGSVYGGVIAAPCVREIMEKTLPYLGYYPEYTDEEVLTMDKRVPDVDEMSAEEAAGLIKDAGFTPVLRGEGDNVVSQSPSFTSSMPAGCKVFLYTDHVAEPKIIVMPDLSNMKIAEVKELFDTLGLNLKANGSQNDEAIVLSQSVEARTSVTEGSIVQVLFGVNNQNG, from the coding sequence TTGTCTGATCAACCTTCTATCCGGATGAAAAGAAGAGCAAACATAGCTATTCTCACTGGTACATTTGCTTTTGCGACGATAATAACCCTTAATCTTTTCAAACTCATGGTCGCTGACGCAAAGACTTTTCAGAAAATAGCTGATGAGAATCAGTTTGGTGCACAGTCAATTCCGGCGAGCCGCGGTTCCATATACAGCTCGGACGGAAAAATACTTGCTCAGAGTGCTACTGCATATCAGATCATGATCGATCCGGAAACTTTCAGAAAAAATGATCTTGAAAATTCAAATATAATTGCATATTACGTCAGTTCAAAACTTGGTGTAAAGAAAGCAGATGCGGCGGAAGCAGTAAGAAAAAACAAAGTCATGGAATTTCTTGATGCCCTTCCGGAAACATATAATCTCAGTGAAGTCAGAAGTAAATTCAACGGTAAAAAAATTCCTGAGATAAACAAGGTTCTTTTTTCCGAGTTTCTGGCAGGTGCTATGAATATAGACAAAAGTGTGATCCGTGATGCAATGGAACAGGATTCAAGATGTATTTATCTTGCACAGAAGGCGGAAAAGCCTGTCAAGGACAAGATACAGGATTACATGTACGAAAACGGGATCACGTGTATGAAGCTTACGCCTAATCCGAAACGTTACTATCCGCAGGATAATCTCGCATCGTCTGTAGTAGGATTTCTTGACTATGAGGGAAAAGGTCAGTACGGTATCGAAAAACAGTACGACGAGTATCTCTCCGGAGTGGACGGAGTTATAATCACTGCACAGGATGCTTTTGATGAGCAGATGCCTTACCGTTACTCCAAGCTTTACGAAGCAAAGGACGGCAATTCAGTCAATCTTACAGTCGATTCCATGATCCAGTATTACTGTGAAACTTCACTCGACAAATACATCGAAAGTTCGCAGGCGGCAGAAAAAGGCTGTGCTATTGTCATGAACGCCAAGACCGGCGCAGTTCTCGGAATGTATTCAGCACCGGGATTCGACATAAATAACAAGGGTGTTCTTTCCGAAGCTGATCAGGCTCTTCTGAATTCGGACAGTACAATGATCACTTCTACCGAACTCCCTGAGATCAACGAAAAGGGAGAAATTGAAAAGATCAAGGAAGCGGATCTTCTTGAAAGAGTATGGAAAAACAAGGCGATTTCAGTTATCAATGAACCGGGATCTGTTTTCAAAGTATTTACAAGTGCTGCTGCGTTCGAGGAAAAGGTAGCCTCATTTGAGGACAAATACGTCTGCAACGGCTTTGAAATGATCAATAATTCCAGGATCAACTGCCACAAGGAATACGGTCACGGTGAACAGGACTTTAAAAAAGCCCTGCTCAATTCATGCAACCCGGCATTCATGCAGATAGGACTTAAACTAGGAGGAGAAAAATTCAGCTACTATGCTGATGCCTTCGGTCTCCGTGAACCTACCGGAATTGACCTTCCGGGGGAAGCTGACAGTGCTTTCCTCAGCGGAACTGTTTTAAGAAACAATGACTTTGACCTTGCCGAATCTGCGTTCGGTCAGGCAAACTGCCTTACTCCTATCCAGATAATTACAGGATATACTGCAGCAATAAACGGCGGCTATCTTTTAAGACCGCACATAGTTGGAAGTATTGTCGATTCGGACATGAACGAAGTTCTAAGGGTCGAACCTGAGATAAGACGTCAGGTAATATCAGAACAGACTTCAGCGCTGGTACGTGAGGCACTTCAGAACAACGTTGATGCCACTGAAACAGGAAACGCCAAGATAAACGGCTACAAGATAGGCGGTAAGAGCGGTACTGCGGAAAAGGAATCAAAGAAGGTTTCGGAAAACTACAAATACGAAAAACTTCTTGACAAATCTCCTGAAGCAGTAAAGATCTATCCGGCACCTTCTCTTCAGCACGTTGCATCATACTGTGCGTTTGCGCCTGCTGACGATCCTGAAATAGTCGTTTATGTAGCGGTTGACGAACCGCAGCAGGGATCAGTATACGGCGGTGTTATTGCTGCCCCGTGCGTGCGTGAGATCATGGAAAAGACTCTGCCGTACCTCGGATACTATCCGGAGTACACAGACGAAGAAGTTCTTACAATGGACAAGCGTGTTCCTGACGTTGACGAAATGTCAGCCGAGGAAGCAGCCGGTCTTATCAAGGATGCAGGATTCACACCGGTGCTCAGGGGCGAAGGCGACAATGTTGTTTCACAGTCACCGTCCTTTACAAGCAGTATGCCTGCGGGATGCAAGGTGTTCCTGTATACAGACCACGTTGCAGAGCCGAAGATCATAGTTATGCCTGATCTTTCAAACATGAAAATTGCCGAGGTCAAGGAACTTTTTGATACACTCGGACTTAATCTTAAAGCAAACGGTTCCCAGAATGATGAGGCAATTGTCCTCAGCCAGAGCGTTGAAGCGAGAACATCAGTAACTGAAGGTTCGATCGTTCAGGTACTTTTCGGTGTAAACAATCAGAACGGCTGA
- a CDS encoding type III pantothenate kinase yields MLLVADVGNTSTVFGVYDGDSLIDTVRTKTGDHKVKELTEKYYPVNMAFISSVVPSVNERLKKYLEYLYECNVKFLDSECDTGLKICTDAPEKTGADLICGAAAAFDRYKKPVIVFDLGTATTVCAADRNGNYLGHAIYPGVKTSFDALHRAAEQLPEISDRFEDFELIGKNTVSSVKSGVIVGAACFIDGMAERYRKEVGEDAAIVVTGGLAPVILPYCNGKYDYDEFLLLEGLKLICNRTYNRIK; encoded by the coding sequence ATGCTTTTAGTTGCTGATGTTGGAAATACAAGTACAGTTTTCGGGGTTTACGACGGTGACAGCCTCATTGACACTGTCAGAACAAAGACGGGTGACCACAAGGTAAAGGAACTTACAGAAAAATATTATCCTGTAAACATGGCGTTCATATCTTCTGTTGTTCCTTCTGTAAATGAACGTCTGAAGAAATATCTTGAATATCTGTATGAGTGTAATGTAAAATTCCTTGACAGTGAATGCGATACAGGACTGAAGATATGTACTGATGCTCCGGAAAAGACAGGTGCTGATCTTATATGCGGTGCAGCAGCTGCTTTTGACAGGTATAAAAAACCAGTAATAGTATTTGATCTTGGTACTGCCACAACAGTTTGTGCTGCAGACAGAAACGGAAACTATCTCGGACATGCAATATATCCGGGAGTGAAGACATCCTTCGACGCTCTTCACCGCGCAGCAGAACAGCTTCCGGAAATCAGTGACAGATTTGAAGATTTTGAACTGATAGGAAAGAATACAGTCTCATCGGTAAAGTCAGGAGTGATAGTCGGTGCAGCCTGCTTCATAGACGGTATGGCCGAAAGATACAGGAAAGAGGTCGGAGAGGATGCAGCCATAGTCGTTACCGGCGGTCTTGCTCCTGTAATACTTCCGTACTGTAACGGAAAGTATGACTACGATGAGTTTCTTCTGCTTGAAGGTCTTAAACTGATTTGCAACCGTACATACAACCGCATAAAATGA
- a CDS encoding glycoside hydrolase family 44 protein, whose amino-acid sequence MNTIKKAGAVTTALLMTMLAVNPVTYAADSASSYDMGVTVNLADKGKAISPYIYGINEHGLDKNLQVNSVRQGGNRFSGYNWETNASNAGSDWKHSSDTHISASSDPADGVRTLSKEAKKGNIDYKLATVQMCGYVSADTKGTVEESEAAPSARWNEVIAAKGKDLSLTPDLTDGKVYMDEYVNYVVKNFGDSQSETGIQGWSLDNEPGLWHHTHSRMHKDEVTAEELVKKSVDTAKAVKSVDPKAEIFGPALFGYTAFVQLSAKDGSTDWKTVNADGKYDWFISYYLEQMKKAEEESGKRLLDVLDVHYYTEAKCPECDTRMCGNPEHKKGIDEMTQSYRTLIEKDYKENSWIGDYCQQNIPILTKMKESIAKYYPGTKLAVTEYDFGGGDAIAGAIAEVDALGTFAKNDVYLATLWADDVPYQYSAINLFTNYDGEGSSFGNTLVESETEDYIKSTCYASIKDNDQGTVSVILTNKDQEKTENAKIDLKGSKTSYKNAAVYILSGDSKEIIHKVSLNDIKDNKLTVEVPPLSIAEVIVSDDEKDYKPVTQKTEPVFEYVDGTVSKGTEPGYFGISFDEAIAGNPVVLDIDLKDTQSAMGCIDFNVQVDGTPYWVHYDWNAKTSGKVELSLDEPTGVMDVSGTEGVEIKDEAVIAKVAEAVKKSNAKSTNFQTWYVADAAWEDTDHSLVTLKGAQIKKASEAAVPAQKTKEVEGKVTADKEKAGNYDISFPEKTEGGKLIADIDIKNNTFANGCVDTSVKYKGVDYWVHFNWDIKKSGTVEIDLTDPAVLDLKTEKDTEDEDIIKGVAELLKDQKNFTFQTWYVNNGAGDQVENSEVTLKGIKLVKADSGVSADPTKPADPTKEPTKEPTKEPTKEPTKEPTKEPSQEPTNKPSQEPTNKPAGEYKIGDIDGSGVIDVTDITTLSLYLLGDTKLSNESLKAADVNADGDIRLTDLATLRQYVSKVPGVKLG is encoded by the coding sequence ATGAATACAATCAAAAAGGCTGGTGCAGTTACTACTGCACTGTTAATGACAATGCTTGCAGTTAATCCTGTAACATATGCTGCTGATTCAGCATCATCATATGATATGGGTGTTACAGTTAATCTCGCTGACAAGGGCAAGGCAATCAGCCCTTACATCTACGGAATCAACGAACACGGACTCGACAAGAATCTTCAGGTAAACTCTGTAAGACAGGGCGGTAACCGTTTCTCAGGCTACAACTGGGAAACAAACGCTTCCAACGCGGGTTCAGACTGGAAGCATTCTTCCGATACACACATTTCAGCAAGCTCAGATCCTGCTGACGGTGTACGTACACTTTCAAAGGAAGCGAAGAAGGGGAACATCGACTATAAGCTTGCTACTGTTCAGATGTGCGGATATGTATCAGCAGATACAAAAGGAACAGTAGAAGAAAGCGAAGCTGCTCCGAGCGCAAGATGGAATGAAGTAATCGCAGCAAAGGGCAAGGATCTTTCTCTTACACCTGATCTTACAGACGGCAAGGTTTACATGGACGAATATGTAAACTACGTTGTAAAGAACTTCGGTGACTCACAGTCAGAAACAGGTATCCAGGGCTGGAGCCTTGACAACGAACCTGGCTTATGGCACCACACACATTCAAGAATGCATAAGGACGAAGTTACTGCGGAAGAACTTGTTAAAAAGTCAGTTGACACAGCTAAGGCAGTTAAGTCAGTTGACCCTAAGGCTGAGATCTTCGGACCTGCACTCTTCGGTTATACAGCTTTTGTACAGCTCAGCGCCAAGGACGGTTCAACAGACTGGAAGACAGTAAACGCTGACGGAAAGTACGACTGGTTCATTTCATACTACCTTGAACAGATGAAGAAGGCTGAAGAAGAATCAGGCAAGAGACTTCTCGACGTACTCGATGTTCATTACTATACTGAAGCAAAGTGTCCTGAGTGTGATACACGTATGTGCGGCAACCCTGAACACAAGAAGGGTATCGATGAAATGACTCAGTCTTACAGAACACTCATCGAGAAGGATTACAAGGAAAACAGCTGGATAGGTGATTACTGTCAGCAGAACATTCCGATCCTTACAAAGATGAAGGAATCCATAGCCAAGTACTATCCTGGCACAAAACTCGCAGTTACAGAATATGACTTCGGCGGCGGCGATGCCATTGCCGGTGCTATCGCAGAAGTAGACGCACTCGGAACATTTGCAAAGAACGACGTTTACCTTGCTACTCTCTGGGCTGATGACGTACCGTACCAGTACAGCGCTATCAACCTTTTCACAAACTATGACGGTGAAGGATCATCATTCGGTAATACTCTTGTTGAATCAGAGACAGAGGATTACATCAAGTCAACCTGCTATGCTTCTATCAAGGACAATGACCAGGGTACAGTAAGCGTTATCCTTACAAACAAGGATCAGGAAAAGACAGAAAATGCAAAGATCGATCTCAAGGGATCAAAGACATCATACAAGAATGCCGCAGTTTATATTCTTTCAGGCGATTCAAAGGAGATCATCCACAAGGTAAGCCTTAACGATATCAAGGACAACAAGCTTACTGTTGAAGTTCCTCCGCTTTCAATTGCAGAAGTTATCGTTTCCGACGATGAAAAGGACTATAAGCCGGTAACACAGAAGACAGAACCTGTTTTCGAATACGTTGACGGTACAGTATCAAAGGGTACAGAACCGGGATACTTCGGTATCTCATTTGACGAAGCTATTGCCGGCAATCCTGTAGTTCTTGACATTGATCTCAAGGATACACAGTCAGCAATGGGATGCATCGACTTCAATGTTCAGGTTGACGGCACACCATACTGGGTACACTATGACTGGAACGCAAAAACATCAGGCAAGGTAGAACTTTCACTCGATGAACCAACAGGCGTAATGGATGTTTCCGGTACAGAAGGTGTTGAGATCAAGGACGAAGCAGTTATCGCCAAGGTAGCTGAAGCAGTTAAGAAGTCAAATGCAAAATCAACAAACTTCCAGACATGGTATGTTGCTGATGCTGCATGGGAAGATACAGATCACAGCCTCGTAACACTCAAGGGCGCTCAGATCAAGAAAGCTTCAGAAGCTGCAGTTCCTGCACAGAAGACAAAAGAGGTCGAAGGCAAAGTAACTGCTGACAAGGAAAAGGCAGGCAACTACGATATCTCCTTTCCTGAAAAAACTGAAGGCGGAAAGCTTATTGCTGATATCGATATTAAAAACAATACTTTCGCGAACGGCTGCGTAGACACAAGTGTCAAGTACAAGGGCGTTGACTACTGGGTACATTTCAACTGGGATATCAAGAAGTCAGGTACCGTTGAAATAGACCTTACAGATCCTGCTGTGCTCGATCTTAAAACTGAAAAGGATACAGAGGACGAGGATATAATCAAGGGTGTTGCTGAACTTCTTAAGGATCAGAAGAACTTCACATTCCAGACATGGTATGTAAACAACGGCGCAGGTGATCAGGTAGAAAACAGCGAAGTTACTCTTAAGGGAATCAAGCTTGTAAAGGCTGATTCAGGAGTATCTGCTGATCCGACTAAGCCGGCAGATCCTACAAAGGAACCAACTAAGGAACCTACAAAGGAACCGACTAAGGAACCTACAAAGGAACCGACTAAGGAACCTTCACAGGAACCAACAAATAAACCTTCGCAGGAACCAACAAATAAACCTGCCGGGGAATATAAAATCGGTGACATAGACGGCAGTGGTGTTATTGATGTAACAGATATCACAACATTAAGCCTTTACCTCCTCGGTGATACAAAACTCAGTAATGAATCACTTAAAGCAGCTGACGTAAACGCTGACGGCGATATTCGTCTTACAGACCTTGCTACTCTCAGACAGTATGTATCAAAAGTTCCAGGCGTTAAGCTCGGCTGA